A genomic window from Thioalkalivibrio sp. ALJ12 includes:
- a CDS encoding LON peptidase substrate-binding domain-containing protein produces the protein MTTLPLFPLNTVLFPEGLLPLRIFETRYLDMVRRCLREDDRFVIVAIEPDTESGAPRPEAETDPSVGFHPIGTEVAIVDWDQRPDGLLGILVKGERRHQLHNPRRAEDGLWLAEVEPLQERPDVSLPVDYASLADLLERLLDQLGTPWSHLERRFDDSSWVVGRLTELLPIDLEIKQQLLEADDPIERLERLRAAMLAASKS, from the coding sequence ATGACAACTCTGCCACTGTTCCCGCTGAATACCGTGCTGTTTCCGGAGGGGCTGCTGCCGCTGCGGATCTTCGAGACGCGCTATCTCGACATGGTGCGCCGCTGCCTGCGCGAGGATGACCGCTTCGTGATCGTCGCGATCGAGCCGGACACCGAGTCCGGTGCGCCCCGTCCGGAGGCGGAGACGGACCCGTCCGTCGGCTTCCACCCGATCGGGACCGAGGTCGCGATCGTCGACTGGGACCAGCGGCCGGACGGCCTGCTCGGGATCCTCGTCAAGGGCGAGCGTCGCCACCAGCTTCACAACCCGCGCCGCGCCGAGGACGGCCTCTGGCTGGCGGAGGTCGAGCCTTTGCAGGAGCGCCCCGATGTCAGCCTGCCGGTGGACTATGCCTCACTGGCGGATCTGCTCGAGCGGCTGCTGGACCAGCTCGGCACGCCCTGGTCACACCTGGAGCGTCGTTTTGACGATTCCTCCTGGGTGGTCGGACGGCTGACGGAGCTGCTGCCGATCGATCTCGAGATCAAGCAGCAGCTGCTGGAGGCGGACGACCCGATCGAGCGCCTGGAGCGCCTGCGAGCGGCCATGCTCGCGGCATCGAAATCCTGA
- the trxA gene encoding thioredoxin: MAVQELTQDTFESTITGNNIVILDFWAPWCGPCQQFAPTFEAASEQHSDVVFAKVNTDEEQGIAGAFQIRSIPTLMIFREQIIVFSQPGVLSAGQLDEVLGKVRELDMDQVRADVERQQQEQQAGQA; this comes from the coding sequence ATGGCCGTTCAGGAACTCACGCAGGATACGTTCGAATCCACGATCACCGGCAACAACATTGTCATTCTGGACTTCTGGGCCCCCTGGTGCGGCCCGTGTCAGCAGTTCGCCCCGACCTTCGAGGCGGCCTCCGAGCAGCATTCCGACGTCGTCTTCGCCAAGGTGAACACCGACGAGGAGCAGGGGATCGCCGGGGCGTTCCAGATCCGTTCCATCCCGACGCTGATGATCTTCCGCGAGCAGATCATCGTCTTCTCCCAGCCGGGCGTGCTGTCCGCCGGGCAACTGGACGAGGTGCTGGGCAAGGTGCGCGAGCTGGACATGGACCAGGTGCGTGCCGACGTCGAACGCCAGCAGCAGGAGCAGCAGGCTGGCCAGGCCTGA
- a CDS encoding AEC family transporter, translating to MLTVMTQMGALIVAGVVWRLLRPGGLDADTARRVLTTLVYYLLLPALVLQVLWTAPLGLDSLRIALVAGTTVLAMVAVTLLACRLCLAERAAVGAMLLAAAWPNATYLGLPVLDSLFGDAGRAVAIQYDLFACLPLVLTLGILLARRYGDPEAVRLYGGGGAIRGLVAVPSIWAAVLGVALNLAGLPLVTWLDTWLGFLADSVAPLMLFSLGLALVFDRFRGRDLRPLVMVSVIQLLIAPLFALGLVWWVGLEGVPGIGSVLEAAMPAMVLGLVFCDRFRLDTGLYAAAVTLTTALSLVTLPLWFAIAGYLIPGG from the coding sequence ATGCTGACGGTCATGACCCAGATGGGGGCGCTCATCGTTGCGGGCGTCGTCTGGCGCCTGTTGCGCCCCGGCGGGCTGGACGCCGACACCGCCCGCCGGGTGCTCACCACCCTGGTCTACTACCTGCTGCTGCCCGCGCTGGTGCTGCAGGTGCTGTGGACCGCCCCCCTGGGACTCGACTCGCTGCGCATCGCCCTGGTGGCCGGCACGACCGTGCTGGCGATGGTGGCCGTGACCCTGCTCGCTTGCCGACTTTGCCTGGCAGAACGCGCGGCGGTCGGGGCGATGCTGCTGGCCGCGGCCTGGCCGAATGCCACCTACCTGGGGCTCCCCGTACTCGATAGTCTGTTCGGCGATGCCGGCCGGGCGGTGGCGATCCAGTACGACCTGTTCGCCTGCCTGCCCCTGGTGCTGACGCTGGGGATCCTGCTGGCCAGGCGTTACGGGGACCCGGAGGCGGTCCGGCTGTATGGCGGCGGCGGGGCCATTCGCGGGCTGGTCGCTGTCCCCTCGATCTGGGCGGCGGTCCTGGGCGTGGCGCTGAACCTGGCCGGTCTGCCGCTGGTGACCTGGCTGGATACCTGGCTCGGCTTCCTGGCTGACTCGGTCGCCCCCCTGATGCTGTTCTCGCTGGGGCTGGCGCTGGTGTTCGACCGTTTCCGCGGCCGCGATCTGCGCCCCCTGGTGATGGTGTCCGTCATCCAGTTGCTGATCGCACCGCTGTTCGCGCTCGGCCTGGTCTGGTGGGTCGGGCTGGAGGGTGTGCCCGGGATTGGTTCGGTGCTCGAGGCGGCGATGCCGGCGATGGTCCTGGGGCTCGTGTTCTGTGATCGCTTCCGGCTCGATACCGGCCTGTATGCGGCCGCGGTCACGCTGACGACGGCGCTGTCGCTGGTGACACTCCCGCTGTGGTTCGCCATCGCCGGGTATCTGATCCCTGGGGGGTGA
- a CDS encoding calcium/sodium antiporter translates to MVLPVAAVIGGLVLLTWSADRFVFGASAFARSVGVSALLVGLTIVAFGTSAPEIVVSVLATLQGNPGLAVGNAIGSNIANIGLVLAMAALVAPLVIGHGLVRRELPILMGVSLAVLFLLLDGELGRLEGGLLISGLLLVTAWVIHIARRAQALDPAEAPEEVRGMVEAIPAATSTGRALGWLGLGLALLIASSQLVVWGAVGIAEQLGISDLVIGLTIVAIGTSLPELATSLVAAFRREAGLAIGNVIGSNLFNLLAVLAVPALIAPLAIEPEVLVRDYPVMLGMTATLFVFALARGSQLRRWQGGLLLVVFAGYLVHLGMTATA, encoded by the coding sequence ATGGTCCTTCCCGTTGCTGCGGTCATCGGCGGTCTGGTACTGCTGACCTGGAGTGCCGACCGCTTCGTGTTCGGTGCCTCGGCGTTCGCGCGTAGCGTGGGCGTGAGTGCCCTGCTGGTCGGGTTGACCATTGTCGCCTTCGGTACCTCGGCCCCGGAGATCGTCGTGTCCGTACTGGCGACGCTGCAGGGCAACCCGGGCCTCGCGGTGGGTAATGCGATCGGCTCGAACATCGCGAATATCGGGCTGGTGCTGGCGATGGCGGCGCTGGTGGCGCCGCTCGTTATCGGGCACGGCCTGGTGCGCCGCGAGCTACCGATCCTGATGGGGGTGAGTCTGGCTGTCCTGTTTCTGCTGCTGGACGGCGAGCTGGGCCGCCTGGAGGGCGGGCTTCTGATTTCGGGGTTGCTGCTGGTGACCGCCTGGGTGATCCATATCGCGCGGCGTGCGCAGGCGCTGGATCCGGCCGAGGCGCCTGAAGAGGTGCGTGGCATGGTCGAGGCCATTCCGGCGGCCACCTCTACCGGTCGCGCCCTGGGCTGGCTGGGCCTTGGTCTGGCGCTGCTGATTGCCAGCAGCCAGCTGGTCGTCTGGGGTGCGGTGGGGATTGCGGAGCAGCTGGGCATCAGTGACCTGGTGATTGGCCTGACCATCGTGGCCATCGGGACTAGCCTGCCGGAACTGGCGACTTCCCTGGTGGCGGCCTTTCGCCGCGAGGCGGGATTGGCGATCGGCAACGTGATCGGTTCCAATCTGTTCAACCTGCTGGCCGTGCTGGCAGTCCCCGCGCTGATTGCGCCGCTGGCGATCGAGCCCGAGGTGCTGGTCCGCGACTACCCGGTGATGCTCGGCATGACCGCCACGCTGTTCGTCTTTGCCCTGGCGCGAGGCAGCCAGCTGCGGCGCTGGCAGGGGGGGCTTCTGCTCGTGGTGTTCGCGGGCTACCTTGTCCATCTCGGAATGACGGCAACCGCATGA
- a CDS encoding KpsF/GutQ family sugar-phosphate isomerase: MNFNPDTTRKLALAVLNDEAEAVRRLADRVDDAFLEACRHILECRGRVVVTGMGKSGHIGSKLAATLASTGTPAFFVHPGEASHGDLGMITRDDVVIALSNSGETDELLTILPLIRRLDVPLIALTGNPGSRLGQDATVHLDVSVEREACPLGLAPTSSTTAALAMSDALAVAVLDARGFTADDFARSHPGGRLGRRLLVHVADIMHTGDAIPRVGPEAPLKDALFEITRKGLGLVIVADPEAHILGVFTDGDLRRTLDRGESLEALTIGQVMTRGGHAARPQWLAVEALETMESKRINALPVVDDDQRLVGVLNMHDLLRAGVA, from the coding sequence ATGAATTTCAATCCTGATACCACTCGCAAGCTGGCCCTGGCGGTCCTGAACGATGAGGCCGAGGCCGTGCGTCGACTGGCCGACCGCGTGGACGATGCGTTCCTGGAGGCCTGTCGCCACATCCTCGAGTGCCGCGGCCGGGTCGTGGTGACCGGCATGGGCAAGTCCGGCCATATCGGCTCCAAGCTGGCGGCCACCCTGGCCTCCACCGGGACCCCGGCGTTTTTCGTCCACCCCGGCGAGGCCAGCCACGGCGATCTTGGCATGATTACCCGTGACGACGTGGTGATCGCCCTGTCCAATTCCGGCGAGACCGACGAGCTGCTGACCATCCTGCCGTTGATCCGGCGGCTGGACGTACCGCTGATCGCGCTGACCGGCAATCCCGGGTCGCGGCTGGGGCAGGATGCCACCGTGCACCTGGATGTCTCGGTCGAGCGCGAGGCTTGCCCGCTGGGCCTGGCCCCGACCTCCAGCACCACGGCCGCGCTGGCGATGAGCGATGCCCTGGCGGTCGCGGTGCTGGATGCGCGCGGCTTTACCGCCGACGATTTTGCCCGCTCGCATCCCGGCGGCCGACTGGGGCGGCGGTTGCTGGTCCATGTCGCGGACATCATGCATACCGGTGACGCGATCCCGCGCGTGGGTCCCGAGGCCCCGCTGAAGGACGCCCTGTTCGAGATTACGCGCAAGGGGCTGGGGCTGGTGATCGTCGCCGATCCCGAGGCGCATATCCTCGGCGTGTTTACCGATGGCGACCTCCGACGCACGCTGGATCGTGGCGAAAGCCTGGAGGCGCTGACCATCGGCCAGGTGATGACGCGGGGCGGACATGCCGCCCGCCCGCAGTGGCTGGCCGTGGAGGCCCTGGAGACCATGGAGAGCAAGCGGATCAATGCCCTGCCGGTGGTGGATGACGACCAGAGGCTGGTCGGGGTGCTGAACATGCACGACCTGCTGCGCGCGGGGGTGGCCTGA
- the kdsC gene encoding 3-deoxy-manno-octulosonate-8-phosphatase KdsC, with amino-acid sequence MDRHDEALHSRQAAVRLLILDVDGVLTDGSLFMGDAGEQYKAFHSRDGHGIRLALDGGLEVAILTGRTSGVVEHRMRDLGVQHLVQGRRDKGAALHELLEQSGHAPDEAAFVGDDIVDLPAMRRVGLGIAVADSHPLVLQHAHWVTQAPGGRGAVREVCEGLLAAQGRLEALFAEYVDG; translated from the coding sequence ATGGACCGTCACGACGAGGCCCTGCACAGCCGCCAGGCGGCGGTGCGTCTGCTGATCCTGGATGTCGACGGCGTGCTGACCGATGGCAGCCTGTTCATGGGGGATGCCGGCGAGCAGTACAAGGCCTTTCATTCGCGCGACGGGCACGGCATCCGTCTGGCACTGGACGGAGGGCTGGAGGTCGCGATCCTGACCGGACGCACCTCCGGGGTGGTCGAGCACCGCATGCGGGACCTCGGTGTGCAGCATCTGGTGCAGGGGCGGCGCGACAAGGGGGCCGCACTGCACGAGTTGCTGGAGCAGAGCGGCCACGCGCCCGACGAGGCCGCCTTCGTGGGCGACGACATCGTCGATCTGCCGGCGATGCGCCGTGTGGGGCTCGGCATCGCGGTGGCGGATTCCCACCCGTTGGTATTGCAGCATGCACATTGGGTTACGCAGGCCCCCGGCGGTCGCGGCGCGGTGCGCGAGGTCTGCGAGGGCCTGCTGGCGGCCCAGGGGCGGCTGGAGGCCCTGTTCGCGGAGTACGTCGACGGATGA
- the lptC gene encoding LPS export ABC transporter periplasmic protein LptC, translating to MKWVAGPVALILLPMAALVAGAVASEHEPEGEVTLEIEGFTLHATGEDGELSHRLRGTRLREFGRDGPQLIDDPDLDIFDAGGIEWHWTAPEALHRPMDEILDLIGPTRGVQPERDERVRTVIESADVKVATDTMIATSDAPSTLEQPGLFQRGTGLRVDSRGDTIELFHDVYTLYSESGEEEAAND from the coding sequence ATGAAGTGGGTGGCCGGACCGGTGGCGCTGATCCTGTTGCCAATGGCGGCGCTGGTGGCCGGCGCTGTTGCCAGCGAGCACGAGCCGGAGGGCGAGGTGACGCTGGAGATCGAGGGCTTCACGCTGCACGCGACTGGCGAGGACGGCGAGTTGAGTCACCGCCTGCGCGGGACGCGTCTGCGCGAGTTTGGCCGCGACGGCCCGCAGCTGATCGACGACCCCGACCTGGATATCTTTGACGCTGGCGGCATCGAATGGCACTGGACTGCGCCCGAGGCGCTGCACCGACCGATGGACGAGATCCTGGACCTGATCGGCCCCACGCGGGGGGTGCAGCCCGAGCGTGACGAGCGCGTGCGCACGGTGATTGAATCCGCCGATGTGAAGGTGGCGACCGACACCATGATCGCCACCTCCGATGCCCCGTCGACGCTGGAGCAGCCTGGCCTTTTCCAGCGGGGCACGGGTCTGCGCGTCGACTCGCGAGGGGATACCATAGAGCTGTTCCATGACGTGTACACGCTCTACAGCGAGTCGGGCGAGGAGGAAGCCGCAAATGACTGA
- the lptA gene encoding lipopolysaccharide transport periplasmic protein LptA, whose protein sequence is MTERGGSSLARAGWPVLLGSALLLLAAPVIAQQQPLPVEITADRAEMDDRRGVSTYTGDVVVIRGDMTLEADKVYVRSRDRRPYEMEAHGEPARLESPDPETGEMRIATALRIDYLLNEDRVILTDQAHVVTAAEEARGKRIVYDLETDVIEAERGEADDERVRIRIQPREDDE, encoded by the coding sequence ATGACTGAACGTGGTGGGTCGTCGCTCGCCCGGGCCGGATGGCCCGTGCTGCTGGGCAGTGCCTTGTTGCTGCTGGCCGCGCCGGTCATTGCCCAGCAGCAGCCCCTGCCGGTGGAGATTACCGCCGATCGTGCGGAGATGGACGACCGGCGGGGCGTAAGCACTTATACCGGTGATGTGGTGGTGATTCGCGGGGACATGACACTGGAGGCCGACAAGGTCTATGTGCGCAGCCGCGACCGACGCCCTTACGAGATGGAGGCCCACGGCGAGCCTGCGCGGCTGGAGTCCCCGGACCCGGAGACGGGCGAGATGCGCATCGCCACCGCGCTGCGCATCGACTACCTGCTGAACGAGGACCGGGTGATCCTGACCGACCAGGCGCATGTGGTCACGGCAGCCGAGGAAGCGCGCGGCAAGCGCATCGTCTACGACCTGGAGACGGATGTGATCGAGGCCGAGCGTGGCGAGGCCGATGACGAGCGTGTACGTATCAGGATCCAGCCCCGCGAAGACGACGAATGA
- the lptB gene encoding LPS export ABC transporter ATP-binding protein: MAGYLTGRELTKRYGKRTVLDRVDVDLAPGEVVGLLGPNGAGKTTCFYSLVGLIRPNRGRITLGDRDITRAPIHSRARAGLGYLPQEASIFRRLSVWDNLQAVLELRSELDRHERRRIGDALIEEFQLETVRHSPGIALSGGERRRAEIARALAGDPRFICLDEPFAGVDPISVGDIQAVIGHLAQRGIGVLISDHNVRETLGICDRAYILSEGRILSAGTPQELLDDPQVRRVYLGENFRL; the protein is encoded by the coding sequence ATGGCCGGCTATCTGACCGGCCGCGAGCTGACCAAGCGCTATGGCAAGCGTACGGTGCTGGATCGTGTCGACGTCGATCTGGCACCAGGGGAGGTCGTGGGCCTGCTGGGACCGAACGGCGCAGGCAAGACCACCTGTTTCTACAGCCTGGTCGGCCTGATCCGGCCCAATCGTGGCCGCATCACGCTGGGTGACCGGGACATCACCCGGGCCCCGATTCATTCGCGGGCCCGAGCCGGGCTGGGCTACCTGCCGCAGGAGGCCTCGATCTTCCGTCGGCTGAGTGTTTGGGACAACCTGCAGGCGGTGCTGGAGCTGCGCTCGGAGCTCGACCGCCACGAGCGACGCCGCATCGGCGATGCCCTGATCGAGGAGTTCCAGCTGGAGACCGTGCGCCACAGCCCTGGGATTGCCCTGTCCGGGGGCGAGCGTCGCCGCGCCGAGATCGCGCGGGCACTGGCCGGTGACCCGCGCTTTATCTGCCTGGACGAACCGTTTGCCGGCGTGGATCCGATTTCCGTGGGTGATATCCAGGCCGTGATTGGGCATCTGGCCCAGCGCGGGATCGGTGTGCTGATTTCCGACCACAACGTGCGCGAGACCCTCGGAATCTGCGACAGGGCCTATATTCTTAGTGAGGGCCGCATCCTGAGCGCCGGGACCCCGCAGGAGCTGCTGGACGACCCCCAGGTGCGCCGCGTGTATCTCGGAGAAAACTTTCGACTGTGA
- a CDS encoding RNA polymerase factor sigma-54: protein MLKPGLNLQLGQTLTMTPQLQQAIRLLQLSTLELQAEIQQALESNPMLEQVEDEGEEAPPERPEEGGERVDGDRMQADTAGDDVIPEELSTDSRWDDIYEPAPSPRGLDDRDPLENTSDGEDEGLQDHLLWQLHLSHLTPRDQRIGAALIDAISPDGYLDSELEALAEMISQGEDEPVGVDEVEAVLHWIQQCDPLGVGARDLRECLEIQLRHLAPDAPARDAARAILENGMESLAKRDYRALQRQSGVRDPDELARALDLIRTLNPRPGAQISESTSEYVVPDVYVRHDRDGWRVDLNPEIAPRIRINDLYAGMVRQVSDARDSAFMRDQLQEARWFLKSLHSRNDTLLRVAQAIVVRQQGFLEHGEVAMQPLILRDIAETLEMHESTISRVTTQKYMHTPRGVFEFKYFFSSHVGTADGGECSATAIRAMIRELIGGETPNKPLSDAKLAQILSDRGINVARRTVAKYREAMHIPSSSERRQMASMPSGTKQKGA, encoded by the coding sequence ATGCTGAAACCCGGGCTCAATCTGCAGCTGGGGCAGACGCTGACGATGACCCCGCAGCTGCAACAGGCGATCCGTCTGCTGCAGCTTTCCACGCTGGAGTTGCAGGCGGAGATCCAGCAGGCGCTGGAAAGCAACCCCATGCTCGAGCAGGTGGAGGACGAGGGCGAGGAGGCCCCGCCCGAGCGCCCGGAGGAAGGGGGCGAACGGGTCGACGGGGATCGCATGCAGGCCGACACGGCTGGCGATGACGTGATCCCCGAGGAGTTGAGCACCGACAGTCGCTGGGACGACATCTACGAGCCCGCCCCGAGCCCACGCGGCCTGGACGACCGCGACCCGCTGGAGAATACCTCCGACGGCGAGGACGAGGGCCTGCAGGATCACCTGCTCTGGCAGCTGCATCTGAGCCACCTGACCCCACGAGACCAACGGATCGGGGCGGCGCTGATCGACGCGATCAGCCCGGACGGCTATCTGGACAGTGAACTCGAGGCGCTGGCGGAGATGATCAGCCAGGGCGAAGACGAGCCCGTGGGGGTCGACGAGGTCGAGGCGGTGCTGCACTGGATTCAGCAGTGCGACCCGCTGGGCGTCGGTGCGCGGGACCTGCGCGAGTGCCTGGAGATCCAGCTGCGCCATTTGGCGCCGGATGCCCCGGCGCGTGACGCGGCTCGAGCCATCCTGGAAAACGGCATGGAGAGCCTGGCCAAGCGGGACTACCGAGCCCTGCAGCGCCAGTCCGGCGTGCGCGACCCGGACGAGCTGGCGCGGGCGCTGGACCTGATCCGCACCCTGAATCCGCGGCCCGGTGCCCAGATCAGCGAGTCCACTTCGGAATATGTGGTGCCGGATGTCTATGTCCGCCATGACCGCGATGGCTGGCGCGTGGACTTGAACCCGGAGATTGCGCCGCGCATTCGCATCAACGATCTCTATGCGGGCATGGTGCGGCAGGTCTCCGATGCGCGTGATAGCGCGTTTATGCGCGATCAGTTGCAGGAGGCGCGCTGGTTCCTGAAGAGCCTGCACAGCCGGAACGACACCCTGCTGCGGGTCGCCCAGGCCATCGTCGTGCGCCAGCAGGGGTTTCTCGAGCATGGTGAGGTTGCCATGCAACCGCTGATCCTGCGCGATATCGCCGAGACCCTGGAGATGCACGAATCGACCATCTCGAGGGTGACTACACAGAAATACATGCACACCCCGCGTGGGGTATTCGAGTTCAAGTACTTCTTTTCCAGTCATGTTGGCACAGCCGATGGCGGCGAATGCTCGGCGACCGCGATCCGTGCCATGATTCGGGAATTGATTGGTGGCGAGACCCCGAACAAGCCACTGAGTGATGCAAAACTGGCCCAGATCCTGTCGGATCGGGGCATTAATGTGGCCCGACGCACCGTGGCCAAGTACCGCGAGGCTATGCACATACCGTCTTCCAGCGAACGCCGGCAGATGGCGAGTATGCCCAGTGGAACCAAGCAAAAAGGAGCCTGA
- the hpf gene encoding ribosome hibernation-promoting factor, HPF/YfiA family, whose amino-acid sequence MQINLTGHHVDITDALRDYVNEKFAKLERHFDKVIDVHVVLTHEKNQNLNNKAEANLQVSGNHIHAEASHEDMYAAIDGLIDKVDRQLIKHKEKVKDHHRAEGAQRNREQAL is encoded by the coding sequence ATGCAGATCAACCTGACCGGCCATCACGTCGATATCACCGACGCCCTGCGCGACTACGTGAACGAAAAGTTCGCGAAGCTGGAACGCCACTTCGACAAAGTGATCGACGTGCATGTGGTGCTGACCCACGAGAAAAACCAGAACCTGAACAACAAGGCGGAGGCCAATCTCCAGGTCAGCGGCAATCACATCCACGCCGAAGCCAGTCACGAGGATATGTATGCGGCGATTGATGGCCTGATCGACAAGGTGGATCGTCAGCTGATCAAGCACAAGGAAAAGGTCAAGGACCATCACCGCGCCGAGGGTGCCCAGCGCAACCGCGAACAGGCCCTTTAA